DNA sequence from the Pelagibaculum spongiae genome:
GTTCAATCCACTCATTACCTATGGCATTTTCTTCAGTTGGAGTAGGTACATCTGGTTCAGAAATAACATCATCTGGTGTATCGATATTCCAGCACTGAGTGTATATCTGAGGGTCTAAGACATGCTCTTGAGCAGCGAACACTCCATCGAGTAACCATGGGAAATCTTCTACTAACTCAGGGAATAAGCTTGACGTAGAGTAACGGTACTCATAAGTACTTGCACCTTCACGAGCACGAGCTTCAAAGTTGTAAACCACATTATAATCAATAGGAGCTAAATCATGAGGTACAGCTAACATGTAAGCATTAACTTGGTCATGAACCTGAGGAATATTTAGGTTACCACCACCCATTCCATCAAAACTAGTGAAGTCGCGTGAAGTGCCATTTCGCAAGTATAAAGTAACCGTGTAGCGTGACTCTGTAGCACGATAACCTACAGGGCTAACACTATTAGAATCTCGATATGTTAAGTCTTGCATGCGAGGAGCTAAAAGTTGAGCCGTAACTGTAGTATCACCATTTAAATCGGTAACTGTATATGCGTAGCTACTGAAGCCATTAATGAAACAGCGTTGATACTGAACGTTGTCAGTTGCTAATGCTGGACCTGATGCTAGTAATAAACCAGCTGATAACAATAATTTATTCATTTATTTGCTTCTTTATTCACTATGTTGATCAGTAAAAATCTCTAGGGGCTGAAGGCATTGTTTAGTTAAATATATATTTAACAATTACTGTTAATGCGTAGTGATTCAGACTTAACCTGACAGCTGTCGATTATTTTTCCGAGATTGTCTTGTTAATTTTAACTGAATTCTTTTCAGCCCAAATCTTTTTTCCATATTCGAGTGTAGTCGCTAGCGTTCAGCCACCGCACATTTCCCCCTGATAAGTTCCTTCATGGTTGTAATATTCTACCCAGCGGTCTAAATCGGCACACCTTGCACCAACGGCGCAAAACCTCATCACTATTCCAGCTATTGGCTTTTTCTAGGTTAACGCACAGCACTAAATGATAATGGTTGCTCTGCTCTTTAATATTGTCTAAAACATGCCAGGCATTATTTATTTTATTCACAATAGAATATATTTAGGATCACGGAAATTTAAAATCATCCCGTAGGTTAGAAAAGCCCCAGCGCCGTCTGACGAATAATACAAAGTGTCAGATGGCGCTCCGTTAATCTAACCTACCTGGCATAAAATTAAGTGCCGAAAGAGATAGGGTATTTATTAAATTCTACGGCCCTCACTCATGAATTTTTAAATAATCGATCCGAACCCGAACCGCTGACCCAAAATTGTTTCAATTGAAGCGCATGTTTTCTTAGCGATGCCAAACACCCTACTGCCCGGTGGAATTTATTACCCCCTTGGCCCATAGTCTGAATCCAAACGGTTTGGTCAATATCTAACCGTTCAATAATCGGCGGTAAAGAATCATCTATTACAGCTTTTCCTGAACGAATAATTCGTGCGGCTTGGTCAACCAGCGTTAAATAATCTTGATAAGAGAAAGGAATGTTTTCTTGGGACGAGTCCTTGCTTTTAAAAGATTTTAGTTTTGGCTTAACTACAGAGCTACCTTTTTTTTCTTTAGCAGATTTGAATGATTTTTTCTTACTATTACGAATAATTCTTTGTTGGATCGAAGTATAATCTGACTGCTCTGGCGTTTTCGCTATACCTGCACGCAACGGATTTAAATCAACATAAGCCATGCAAGTTAAAATGGCTTGTTCATCTAACAAAGCCTGCGCTTTAAAGCGCCCTTCCCAAAAATGCCCAGTGCATTTATCTTCTTTATTCGCCATTCTTGCTAATGGTTCATTCAGGCTGCGCATAAACCAACTTAAATCGACCAACCGCTGGCGATATTCATCAACAAAACTTTCAACATATTGCAATTCTAACGGCATTAAATTGTCACCCTCTAAATAACGGCGAACCATTTCAGGCCCTTGGTACACTTTGCACCAACGGCGCAAAACCTCATCACCACTCCAGCTATTGGCTTTTTCTAAGTTAACGCACAGCACCAAATGGTAATGGTTACTCATCACGGTATAACTAGCAATTTCAATAGAAAAAGCGTCAGCCAGCAATGCCAAACGCTTAACAATCCAATCTCGGCGGTGCTCAAAGCTTTCACCGGTGTCCGGGTCAACACCACACAGCCACGCCTTGCGACATACCCTACTCATGCAGTGGAACCAATGGCAAAACTGTGGGTTCATTCCCACACGACGCGGCCCCACCTTGGCAATTTCAACCGTATCGGTATAGCGACGACC
Encoded proteins:
- a CDS encoding transposase; the protein is MTDHNFNSAQSLSDSSFDFGRRYTDTVEIAKVGPRRVGMNPQFCHWFHCMSRVCRKAWLCGVDPDTGESFEHRRDWIVKRLALLADAFSIEIASYTVMSNHYHLVLCVNLEKANSWSGDEVLRRWCKVYQGPEMVRRYLEGDNLMPLELQYVESFVDEYRQRLVDLSWFMRSLNEPLARMANKEDKCTGHFWEGRFKAQALLDEQAILTCMAYVDLNPLRAGIAKTPEQSDYTSIQQRIIRNSKKKSFKSAKEKKGSSVVKPKLKSFKSKDSSQENIPFSYQDYLTLVDQAARIIRSGKAVIDDSLPPIIERLDIDQTVWIQTMGQGGNKFHRAVGCLASLRKHALQLKQFWVSGSGSDRLFKNS